A single genomic interval of Vicia villosa cultivar HV-30 ecotype Madison, WI unplaced genomic scaffold, Vvil1.0 ctg.000010F_1_1, whole genome shotgun sequence harbors:
- the LOC131621576 gene encoding PRA1 family protein F3-like, translating into MSSSSSAPHYSSLPSSSNSKPPNFISRATATTNPVFVTRRPWEEVFALYSFTRPYSISESTSRVKRNLNHFRVNYIMIILFVLFLSLLWHPISIIVFLVSLVAWFFLYFFREEPIVLFGRSIDDRVSAAVLAVVTVVALGFTGVWLNVLISVVVGVLVVVLHAAFRSTEDLYVDEHEGYDGGLLSFAAGTPTKRTTGRSFN; encoded by the coding sequence ATGTCTTCTTCTTCGTCAGCACCTCATTACAGTTCCCtcccttcatcttcaaactccAAACCTCCAAACTTCATCTCACGCGCCACCGCAACAACAAACCCCGTATTCGTTACGCGCAGACCATGGGAGGAAGTTTTCGCGCTCTACTCATTCACGCGCCCTTACTCAATCAGCGAATCCACTTCGCGAGTGAAGCGTAACCTCAACCACTTCCGCGTTAACTACATCATGATCATCCTCTTCGTCTTGTTCCTCAGTCTCCTATGGCATCCTATTTCGATCATCGTTTTCTTGGTCTCGCTCGTGGCTTGGTTTTTCCTCTACTTCTTCCGTGAAGAACCGATTGTTCTGTTTGGGCGTTCGATCGATGATAGGGTTTCTGCGGCGGTGCTTGCGGTGGTGACTGTGGTGGCGTTAGGGTTTACCGGTGTTTGGTTGAACGTGTTAATTTCGGTTGTGGTTGGGGTTTTGGTTGTAGTGTTGCACGCTGCGTTTAGGAGTACGGAAGATTTGTATGTGGATGAACATGAGGGGTATGATGGAGGGTTACTTTCCTTTGCTGCGGGTACCCCTACAAAACGTACTACAGGTCGAAGTTTTAATTAA
- the LOC131621682 gene encoding E3 ubiquitin protein ligase DRIP2-like codes for MTNQVVRVKRATIAACMTCPLCNKLFKQATTISECLHTFCRKCIYDKITDEDLECCPECNIDLGCVPLEKLRPDHTKQDVRAKIFPLKGRKVKEPEVVAASVPLPAKRKERSLSSLVVNTPRVSAQSTMTGRRTKPTRKASSLRSSSFSFEKSIKKEEALLDDRLGSSSSPETSNKLRQSNGQSEGSQSTPNKETENGAETYDAKLDLWKPLNCLVEVASRTKSFKSNTQGSAAKLEPIQVNESDSQVQKIKNKENKRKAKAEGEKNSPFPVSSDTAKPNKLRRVRRKKETFGESGISPQAVVDSTSNKLFMSGPIWFSLVASENQEGDAPLPQIPASYLRIKDGSVPVSFIQKYLMKKLDLTSETEIEIKCMGQPVLPTLKLHSLVELWLDSTASASDRIPAIIGSSAKDFVMVLAYARKTPHP; via the exons ATGACGAATCAAGTTGTGCGAGTCAAGAGAGCCACGATTGCAGCATGCATGACTTGCCCACTCTGTAACAAGCTCTTCAAACAAGCTACAACTATATCTGAATGTCTTCACACGT TTTGCAGGAAGTGCATTTATGACAAAATTACTGATGAAGATTTGGAATGCTGTCCAGAATGCAACATTGATTTGGGCTGTGTTCCACTTGAGAAACTAAG GCCGGACCATACTAAGCAAGATGTAAGGGCCAAAATTTTCCCGTTAAAGGGAAGAAAAGTGAAAGAACCTGAAGTTGTTGCGGCTTCAGTACCATTGCCAGCTAAGAGAAAGGAGAGATCTCTTTCATCTTTGGTGGTCAACACACCAAGGGTATCGGCGCAATCAACCATGACAGGAAGAAGAACGAAACCTACAAGAAAGGCTAGCAGTCTGCGGTCCTCTAGTTTTTCATTTGAAAAGTCGATTAAGAAAGAGGAAGCATTATTGGACGACCGTCTCGGGAGTTCAAGCTCACCTGAAACTTCAAATAAGTTGCGCCAGAGCAATGGACAG AGTGAGGGTAGTCAATCCACGCCAAATAAAGAAACAGAGAATGGTGCTGAAACATATGATGCAAAGTTGGATCTTTGGAAACCGCTGAATTGTTTAGTGGAGGTCGCAAGCAGGACTAAATCTTTCAAGTCTAATACACAAGGTTCCGCTGCTAAACTTGAACCCATTCAAGTAAATGAAAGTGACTCTCAAGtgcaaaaaatcaaaaataaggaaaataaacgCAAGGCAAAAGCTGAGGGTGAAAAAAATAGCCCTTTTCCAGTTTCTTCAGACACAGCAAAACCCAATAAATTGCGCAGAGTACGCAGGAAAAAGGAAACTTTTGGGGAATCTGGCATATCACCCCAAGCTGTGGTGGATTCTACCAGCAATAAACTCTTTATGAGCGGTCCAATTTGGTTCTCCTTAGTAGCTTCTGAAAACCA GGAAGGAGATGCACCCTTGCCACAAATTCCTGCAAGCTATCTGAGAATAAA GGATGGAAGTGTACCTGTCTCGTTCATCCAAAAATACCTAATGAAGAAACTAGATCTGACGAGTGAAACTGAG ATTGAAATTAAATGTATGGGACAACCAGTGCTCCCTACACTGAAACTACATAGTTTGGTTGAATTGTGGCTGGATTCTACAGCATCCGCATCAGACCGAATTCCAGCGATTATTGGGTCCTCAGCAAAGGATTTTGTCATGGTTCTAGCCTATGCTCGGAAGACTCCACACCCTTGA